The window TCGATTATGTGAATCTCCACTGACCATGCTACTCCAAAACTCTTGATATAACTAATAAATCTATTGCCTGTGACTAGTAGTTTTGAGCACTAGAGGTGGCAAAATTAGTGGAAACCCTATGGCTAATCCAATGGCTGCTGGAAGCTGGCAACCACTCGTGGAAGGTGGCTGGCCAATCAAATGTTAGCTTTTTTATCTGTTTGTTTTTACACAAGTTGTGATTTTGCATTGAGATTTAAACGTTTTGAATAAGATTGTTGCGCGTTATTTCCATTAACGGTTTGCTGAACGAATTGAAGACTGAATCCATTGATTTGCTAAACCAATTTATAACTGAATCTATTGAATACTGAACTGAGGGTAATAAATGGCTGGAGTAGCTTTTCACCCAAAACAAATTACGCTCAACCACTCATGTCACAAATACCAAATCTTAGGCCATGTTCCTGTCATACTCCTATGTTACACAATACAAGTGGGATGCTTTTGTAATACGTACCAAGCACTTCCTTGCACTTCCTTTTGGTGTCTCAATCGCAGAGAGAATTTAAAGGATCAATGTGGGCACTTGGAGACACAAAAAAACTCTTGAAGTTCGAACTCCAGGGTGTGTTCTGTAAAATCAAATTGGTGTAGAACCATAAAACTCATGCAAAGATAAATATATGGAGTAGTAATTAAGGAAAGAAATAAACATTGGCATACAAGAAGGACCTTGATAATGGTGATAACAAGGAGTCTGAGAAGCAGAGGATAGGTAACAGGTACTTAGTTTAAAATTATCTATTTACTCGGGAGAATGTTTTGTCAATAAACCGACCAGTATGAATAATCATATTCTACTTCAGACGGAAGCTTTCTGTAACATCTTCCCACAAATCAAATGAAAGGAAGGAAATAAGATTCGGGCTGGTCAAAACTAACTCTGTTAAGTTAAAATTTTGTGGCCTATGAAACTTGTTGGTCTTGTTCTTATTGAGCTTGCTGTACACTGATTGAATGCAGAAACTCTCTCTCTTAGTAACAGAGGCCTACAAGGACGCACACCAGAAAAGTGTACTGGTGAGAAACTACAAAACCAGCTCTGTCGTATGGTTGCCTTTGATCATCTGGTATCCGCTTTCCTGATTCTACGATTTGACACATGAATTATAATGTCTTGAATTGCAGGCCATGAAGGAGAGAATGAACAATCTTGCTCAGAGCTTAGGAATGCCAGCAGGACTAAGTGAAGGAATGAAATAATAGAGTTCCCAGAAAGAAGCTCCAGTTTTGTTTATGAACTTTACAGTAATGTTCTACTAACCATTACCGATTAAGTTTGACTTTGAGGAATGTATTACACATTTATAATTATTTGAGCTGCCAATTTAGATTTTCCCTTTGTTTGCTGTGACTTTCTTTTGTTGTAGTAAACACAGTAAAGCTAAAAGGAGCAAATGATTGGCTGGTTCTTTATACTCATCTCACATCAACCTTCTGTTTGGACTTCATCTTGCTTCTTGTGTTGCTTCTCTCTGCTTAGGAATTTAGTCCTTGTTTATGCATCAATGAAAGGTTTTATATTGAATCTAGACTTATTGGAATCTATCTCCCGCTTGTTTTCTAGATGCATCTATTGAACCCTGCACTACTGTTAATGCTAATTACACATACCCAGAAACAAATGCCCAACAGTCTGCAAAACAGATTCAATAGTAAGTGCAATGTAATTTAAAATACTGCTTGCACAGAAATCTTCATTTTGGCGATGTTTCGCCATGTAGTATGAGTAATAAATCATAGAGTATGGTACTAAATCATGAGCATGGGGCGCACCCATCATAAAGGAAACAGCCACTGAATCTACCTTTCTCTTTGCTCTTGGAAGTTCCAGCCTCCTTGCTTTCCCTTCCCCTTGTCTTCATTAGTATTGTTATTTTCATTTTTCTTCCACTCCCTCGCTTTGTCCTTTCCGTCGTTGGACTTTGAAGTAGAAGTTTCTTCTTCCAAGTGAAAATCATTCAATGCATCAGCCGCAGTCACGGCACTTGCGAGGTTATGTATATTCTGCCTACGCAATTCCAATTGTGCCCACTGTTGCAGCCCGCGCTCATTCATTAGATGTCATTTGAGTTTTCCCTTTTCCTAAAATCCTGGACGTGTACGGAACTTGGTTACTAGTTTGAATTGATTGTTGGCAAGTCGAGTAAGGAAAGAGTTGTTCATTTGTCCAGAAATATGTTTTTGAATTGTCTTCCACAATCTCCTGTTTTTGAGGTTGTGGCCTAAATCAAAATCACCCTCCACCCCCACGcagccccccccccccaaaaaaaaaaaagccttGATAGTAGTATACATCCAACATGTGATGAAATTTGATTGTCACTTAGCTTCTCTTATCACACACACACTGTGGATGTAGGAAACCAATGTGGGTTGTAAAAGGAATTTAACTCTAAAAAAAAGAGCATTGGCATTAAAAAACAGTTTTCTTTTTCCTTTGTTTGTTCTAGTTTTACAGGCAAAACAGTTTGTGCCCTTATTTGCTTTTTGGACAGAAAAAACTATGCTGCTCTCAAATTTTGTATTCAAAATGAACACAGACGAGCTTCAGTTTCCAGCATATGACACTTGATTAGTTTTTTCATCCAAGGATATTAACTGGAATAAATAAAAAACTTAATGAATGGACGGAAATAAAAGTTCAATTTACCATAAAGAACAAACAATAAAATAAAGCTTGAAATAACTTAATGAAAAGTAAAGAACAAATTGAATCAAAGAATATTGACCAAAAGAAAAAGACTAAGAACCCCATCTTCCTCCTTTTCCCTCTCACCATTTGACTATCTATCTATCAATCAAATTACCATGAAAATCACTTCAAAACTCTCTCTCACATCAAATAAAAAACCCCATTAAAACCCCAAAAGCTATAACCAAGCTAGCCTTCAAGCTAATAGCATTGCTAGTAGGAGCCATAGCTGGACCTTCAAATTCGACCGGAGAAGGTGCAGGTGCACCCATGAATCTCCTCATGTTGTTCTCAGATAAGGTCACTACTATCAGTTTCTGGCCTTGCTCACAATGCCCTTTTGCTCCACTTATGAAATAGTAAGCTCCTGAATTTGTTAGCTCTATCTTTGTATTCCCATCATTGTGCACTGCTATTGGACTTGAACTGTTGCATGTCACATAATCCCTCTTGTTCACTTGTAAAACTGAGTCTTTTTTCCCATCATACTTCCACACTGCCAAAAGAtaaaaagtatataaaaaaattaatcaGATGTAACAATATCAAGAAATATTCACTATATGTACACAAAAAAGAGAACATTATTTTTTTGTAGTTTCAAGTGATTTTGTTAATTAAAAGTCGAGTTCTAAGGAATTCAAAATAACATAAGAAATACTACATTTAGAATTTGAACAATTGAAGCACTAAAGTCACATATGTCATTCAACTAGATACTTTTCTTATATCTAGGGGATTCAATAACTCTTACATatacataaaattttatttttaccctATCTAGATAGTAAAATTTTTAGAAAAAGGAGATTCGATTAACCCCCCAGTGTGAAAATTTGTAGATAAATTCAGATTTATAATATACCAAGAGAATCTCCAATGAGGAAGCGAGATTTTTCAGCCCATCGATTGAGGGAATCTGATTCTGAAGATGGGATTTTCCAAGAATCAGTTTTCCCCCCTACCAAATGGTCTCTGGCTTCTGAGAAGCTcaagaggaggaagaagaagagaacaGCTACTAGTGAAGAAGAAAGCACATTTCTTGAAAAACCATCCATTTTGATGTGAATAAGCTCAAAaaagtttttctttgattttaaaCAGATTCTTTGCTGGTATTTTGAAGAGAAGTGGAAGGAAGGAATGAGGTTAGAATTATATAGCAGATTCTTTGTATATAGTGACGAGGTAAGGTGGGAGACGTGGGTGAAGCAAGAAAACTAGCCGTTAGAATAAAGCAGCCAAAGGTTTGCTATCCTAGAAATCTGTAATTTTTGGCTTTAACGTTAACAACGGTTAAAACTTTTTAAAATAATTCACAAAGGTCCAAGGAGCAAAGTTGTGTGTTGGGCCTTGTTCATCACATATTTGCAGCCCACAAACTAAaccgggagaaattcaaaaatagccaaatttacaagcggtaattgaaaaatagccacagtttcaaaagtaatcgaaatttagccacttttcatgtaaagataaatctgaacgaaaacactgttcaaaatttgaaaaatattccaacataatatacaggagttccagtataatataccggtccagcataatatgctggaagttaatacacaggtgctccaatctccagtatattatgctggaactttccgcgtgttggagttccagcataatatgctggaagttcatacacaggtgcaccaatctccagtatattatgctggaccggtccgtgttgcagcaaaataaaagctatttttcaatgactttacaaacgATGACTATTTTTAATTTTACCAGTTCAAAAActgactagcccgtgctatttttactttAGGACTAGCACCATTAGACGAaccaaattttgaaaaataggaaTGGTGGCAAAACCTCCAAATAGCCTTGCAAAAGTTAATCAAGGGTTTTGATATTTTGAAATGGACAATTTGAAGACCAATTAATTCTAATAATTGATTTAACTCAACTAAAAAAAAATGTGGTTTCAGCTCGTGTTTACGAAATTTGGACTGCAAAAAGTTTTGAAACGGGTCAGCAAAAAACAAAGTCTACCTTTGGTGAAGATTCGTCCAACTCCGACCAACCGTTCATTTGAGGGGCCCTGAATAGGGCTCGTACCGAACTCTGGAATCTCGGTGTTTTGGGTCCTCTCTACTGTTTTACTGTCGATGGCTGTATACCTTCGCCTCCCTATTTCCAAATTCGGGAAGTGTTGAAATTTCTTCTTCTATTCGGAGCTTCCCGTTATACATGTGAtactgtatatggtcgaaattgatttcggccttcgtacgattgatcgagatgGGATCATAATGGACTAAAGGAAAACTTCGTAaaatcgagatgggttccgaagatggtacgaacgagcttcagatttcaggtataggtcaaacaccgagttcgaagtcattatcgagctcgggtccgaatcgaactatgatgagatgttatagaatcgagcttaaggggcaaaggccaaccgataccgagcccgaGTCATTACCAGATCCCGAGTCGGCATCGAGCTCAAgtccgcatcgagctctaaaaacAATACTGACCATCACCGAGTCCGAtcaagctcgagctcacagacaagagtcgttgcaactgcactaa is drawn from Nicotiana tomentosiformis chromosome 12, ASM39032v3, whole genome shotgun sequence and contains these coding sequences:
- the LOC104090888 gene encoding early nodulin-like protein 15 codes for the protein MDGFSRNVLSSSLVAVLFFFLLLSFSEARDHLVGGKTDSWKIPSSESDSLNRWAEKSRFLIGDSLVWKYDGKKDSVLQVNKRDYVTCNSSSPIAVHNDGNTKIELTNSGAYYFISGAKGHCEQGQKLIVVTLSENNMRRFMGAPAPSPVEFEGPAMAPTSNAISLKASLVIAFGVLMGFFI